One Nerophis ophidion isolate RoL-2023_Sa linkage group LG06, RoL_Noph_v1.0, whole genome shotgun sequence genomic region harbors:
- the si:ch211-148l7.4 gene encoding zinc finger protein 497: protein MASGVLQVPRSHLSTTTGTPLHQPECVRPECSVSFGDATELLIRRDAKRTSSELAPCPLCGPGSSLQHHEYDQTRLAVPPARMIDIPSPARSPSGRPRHAGCSPDGCAPQDIRREPSHFADARRTKEDSEVSGPGRLQVCPRTFRAEVELKSARREVRVAPLIGSKKPIGGVAPGSRIFFRSASEFCAFRKAKQTLKARAKGKSASETTTLRPQRRQKKAYPCRVCGKLFLHHLSLDAHYTATSCVGAAHRAKAKEAHLPEPPPNHRAKTGLPGRPTKAEEAGLDFPCPSCTKVFPLQSQLREHAQLHDSSQASRECSVCAQEVHAFKRPPSRRKRSYHCLPCREGFSALDSFLEHCQEHLRARGEEEEGVVMAGYKHQAGEA from the coding sequence ATGGCGTCCGGAGTGCTTCAAGTCCCCAGGAGTCATTTGTCTACAACAACGGGGACACCGTTGCATCAGCCTGAATGTGTCCGTCCAGAATGTTCCGTAAGCTTCGGTGACGCCACGGAGCTGCTGATCCGCCGGGACGCAAAACGCACCTCATCGGAGCTCGCCCCGTGCCCTCTCTGCGGGCCGGGGTCCTCCTTGCAGCATCACGAGTACGATCAGACTCGCCTCGCAGTGCCACCCGCACGCATGATTGACATACCCAGCCCGGCGAGGTCGCCCAGCGGACGCCCTCGCCATGCGGGCTGTAGCCCAGACGGGTGCGCCCCGCAGGATATTCGCAGGGAACCATCTCATTTCGCGGACGCCAGGCGCACAAAGGAGGACTCGGAAGTCTCCGGACCCGGTAGACTCCAGGTCTGTCCGAGGACCTTCCGTGCAGAGGTAGAACTGAAGAGCGCCCGCAGAGAGGTCCGGGTGGCTCCACTCATTGGGTCCAAAAAGCCGATCGGTGGCGTTGCTCCTGGTTCTAGAATATTCTTCAGGTCCGCCTCGGAGTTCTGCGCGTTCAGGAAAGCCAAACAAACTCTGAAAGCGCGCGCGAAGGGAAAGTCCGCCAGCGAGACGACGACGCTGCGGCCGCAGCGCAGGCAGAAGAAAGCTTACCCGTGCCGAGTCTGCGGCAAGCTCTTCCTCCACCATCTGTCCCTGGACGCTCACTACACGGCCACCTCGTGTGTCGGCGCCGCGCACAGAGCCAAGGCCAAAGAAGCCCACTTACCCGAACCCCCGCCGAACCATCGTGCAAAGACCGGCCTACCCGGGAGGCCCACGAAGGCGGAGGAGGCGGGGCTTGACTTCCCCTGCCCCTCGTGCACCAAAGTCTTCCCGCTGCAGTCGCAGCTGAGGGAGCACGCCCAGCTGCACGACTcctcccaggccagcagggagtgCAGCGTGTGCGCGCAGGAGGTGCACGCCTTCAAGCGCCCGCCGTCCAGAAGGAAGCGCTCCTACCACTGCCTGCCTTGCCGGGAGGGCTTCTCCGCGCTTGACTCCTTCCTGGAGCATTGTCAGGAGCACCTGCGCGCccggggggaggaggaggagggcgtCGTCATGGCGGGGTACAAACATCAGGCCGGCGAAGCCTGA